In the genome of Fusobacterium perfoetens, the window AATAACAGTATATTACATAAAAATTAAAATAGCTTAATAATTAAAAAATTATTATATAAATATTATACGAGGAGAAAAATATGAATTTACCAAGAACAAAAGAAGGAAATGTTGACGTTAAAAAATTATTAATTCAAAGTGGATTATATTTAGTTTTATTAGTAATGCTTATAGCAATCATAATGAAAGAACCTACATTCTTAAGTATCAGAAACTTCAAGAACATTCTAACACAATCATCAGTTAGAACAATAATAGCTCTTGGAATTGCGGGACTTATTGTTACAACAGGTACTGACCTTTCTGCAGGAAGACAAGTTGGATTTGCAGCTGTTATATCAGCAACACTTTTACAAGCTAGTACAAATGTAAACAAAGTTTATCCTGAAATGGGAGAATTACCAGTTTTCTTAGTTATTTTAATAGTAATGGTTATAGGTGGAATTATCGGAGCATTTAACGGTACAATAGTTGCATATTTAAATCTTCACCCATTCATTGTTACAATGGGAGCTATGACAATTGTTTATGGATTAAACTCATTATACTATGACTTTGCTGGTGCATCTCCAATATCTGGATTTAGTAAAAGTTACAGTAGCTTTGCACAAGGTTCATTTAATATAGGTGGATTTACATTACCATATCTAATTGTTTATGCAGCAATAGCCACTGTTATAATGTGGATATTATGGAACAAAACAAAATTTGGTAAAAACTTATTCGCAGTTGGAGGAAACCCTGAAGCAG includes:
- the mglC gene encoding galactose/methyl galactoside ABC transporter permease MglC produces the protein MNLPRTKEGNVDVKKLLIQSGLYLVLLVMLIAIIMKEPTFLSIRNFKNILTQSSVRTIIALGIAGLIVTTGTDLSAGRQVGFAAVISATLLQASTNVNKVYPEMGELPVFLVILIVMVIGGIIGAFNGTIVAYLNLHPFIVTMGAMTIVYGLNSLYYDFAGASPISGFSKSYSSFAQGSFNIGGFTLPYLIVYAAIATVIMWILWNKTKFGKNLFAVGGNPEAARVSGVNVPATLIIIYALSGIYYAFGGFLEAGRIGSATNNLGNMYEMDAIAACVIGGVSFYGGVGRISGVLTGVIILTVINYGLTYVGVNPYWQYIIKGAIIIVAVAFDSMKYAKKK